One region of Ornithinibacter aureus genomic DNA includes:
- a CDS encoding VOC family protein translates to MLRIGAVVLNVADTDRAGSFWSEALRFDRGDNPDFLLPREGGACRLHLDSTDRTHLDLWTDSEGEQRAAIERLVSLGATRVEWDYPDNADFVVLADPTGTLFCVINIDA, encoded by the coding sequence ATGCTGCGCATCGGAGCCGTCGTGCTGAACGTTGCCGATACCGACCGCGCCGGCTCGTTCTGGAGCGAGGCACTGCGATTCGACCGTGGAGACAACCCAGATTTCTTGCTGCCCCGCGAGGGCGGTGCCTGCCGCCTCCACTTGGACAGCACGGACCGCACTCACCTGGACCTATGGACAGACAGCGAAGGTGAGCAGCGTGCCGCGATTGAGCGATTGGTCTCTCTCGGTGCCACCCGTGTCGAGTGGGATTACCCGGACAATGCCGACTTCGTGGTGCTGGCTGACCCGACTGGCACCCTGTTCTGCGTGATCAACATCGACGCCTAG
- a CDS encoding VOC family protein — translation MQFHHVQIALPAGQEEQARRFYSDALGLTEVGKPPDLAGRGGCWFRHLDGEITTLEIHLGVEEPFTPARKAHPAILVDSVQALKDLGDRIDQAGFEVSWAERSTFAGYERFHCKDPFGNRIEVMAAAT, via the coding sequence ATGCAGTTCCACCACGTCCAGATCGCGTTGCCGGCCGGTCAGGAGGAACAGGCCCGGCGCTTCTACTCGGATGCGCTGGGACTGACCGAGGTAGGCAAGCCCCCCGACCTCGCTGGGCGGGGTGGATGCTGGTTCCGACACCTCGACGGCGAGATAACGACTCTCGAGATACATCTCGGGGTTGAGGAGCCTTTCACGCCCGCGAGGAAGGCGCATCCCGCGATCTTGGTCGACTCCGTCCAAGCGCTGAAGGACCTCGGAGACCGAATCGACCAGGCCGGGTTCGAGGTCAGCTGGGCCGAGCGGAGCACGTTCGCCGGGTACGAACGCTTCCACTGCAAGGACCCATTTGGCAACCGCATCGAAGTAATGGCCGCCGCGACCTGA